GGCCCCGTTCGACGCCTCGATCAGGCCGAGCGCCTCGCTCTCGGTGCCGTCTTTATACTTGTCCCCTACGAGCGCCATGGCAATCGGCGATGTTCCTGCCGCTCCGATGCCTTGAAAGGCGCGCGAAACGATCAGAAGCCAGTAGGAGTTCCATACCGCGCCCAATCCGGCGAAAATACCCGCGATGCCGTATACGGCAAGTGAAGGCAAAATGATCGCCTTGCGCGAAAAACGGTCGGATAAATAGCCGGCCAGCGGAATAACGACTCCCGCTGCGACGGAGAATAACGTAATGACCAGGCTGGCCTGGAAGCCGGAAATCCGAAGCTTGCGCTCCATATCCGGAAGGATGGGCACCAGCATCGAATTGCCCAGCACGAGCACGAGCGGAACGGTCGCGAGCGAGATATACTCGAGCCATTTTCCCCCGCCGTTTTTGCCGGAAGGCTGTTTCCGATTTTCGTCCTTGGTATAATCCGCAACGCGCAGGCCGCCGCGTTTGCCGGCAGAAGAACGTGATGTTGTCGTCGCCATTGGTTGGTCGCTCCCGCAGTCATTTTATTGGTACCCTGTAATGTACCCCTCCGCTTGAGCTTCCATTCCCGAACATGGTAACATGGAGAAGGTAACGATTAACCGACGATATAGGGAAAGAAGGCCTACCATGAGAAAATATTTGATTTTGCTCTCGGTTGCCATCGTTTTGGCCGGAGTGGCGATATATCAGCATATGAACAGCGGAGCCGAAGCGGATGCCGGAGGTTCGAAGGCCGCCAGCGGTCCCGGACTCATTGCGGGGTCATCGGCGGCGGGTTCGGCGGACGTCAACCCCAAGCCCGGCTATACGGCTCCCCGGCTCGAGCTGACGGACTTGAACGAAAAACCTGTCGAGGTAGCCGGAAAGCGAGACAAGCTGCTTATCGTCAATTTTTGGGCGTCCTGGTGTTATCCATGCGAGATGGAAGCGCCCGATCTGGAGTCGCTGTCGAAGAAATACGACGGCAAGCTCGACCTGTACGGCATTAACGCGACGAATTACGATCAAGAACGCCAGGCGAGGGCATTCGTCGATCAGCAGAAGCTGACCTTTCCGATATTGATGGACCGGAAGGGAAAAGCGGTTGAAGCCTATAAAGTGAGCTCGTTCCCGACGAGCCTGATCATCGATTCGAACGGCATCGTCAGGGAGAGGATTACCGGCATCATCAAGAAGGGCGAATGGGAGCAGCTGATCGACAAGTGGCTGAAGGCCGAGGGGGAGCCGAAGAAGGCCGCGTAGCGGCCGGATCATCCGATTTCCGTCAATCGTAATCGAAGAAATGCCCGGTCCAGCGCGCGTTCAGGCGGCTGAGCCGGGCATTTATGTTAGGGATGCTTTCAGTGATTGACCAGTCCGAGCCGTTCTCTCGGCTCGTCGTAAACGGGCACTTTGTCCATATTCAGCAGAGCGTAACGGATACTGTCGACGAGGGCCTCCCAGCTTGCTTCGATGACATTGCTCGAAACGCCGACCGTGTTCCACGTATTATTGAAATCGGTTGATTCGATCAGCACGCGCACCTTGGCCGCCGTCGCGTCCTTTTCGTCAATGACGCGCACTTTATAATCGGAAAGATGAATATCGTTGATCCGGGGGTAAAATTGAACGAGCGCCTTGCGCAGCGCATTGTCCAGCGCGTTGACGGGCCCGTTCCCCTCCGCCGCCGTATAGACGGACTGCCCGTCCACATTGACCTTCACGATCGCTTCCGCGTTCATATGGCCGTTTGTTTTCTCGACGAGCATTTTGAACGATTCGAGCCGGAAAATTTCCTTCATCTCGCCGAAGGCGTCCCGCAGCAGCAGCTCGAGCGATGCATCCGCGCCTTCGAACTGGTAGCCCTGGTGCTCGAGCTCCTTGATGCGTTCCATAATCCGCTTCGTTTTATCGTTGTTTGCATTGACGTCGAGCCCCATCTCCTGCGCCTTGGAAATAATATTGCTCTGACCGGCGAGCTCGGAGACGAGAATGCGCTGCTTGTTGCCGACCAGCTCGGGGCGGATATGCTCATACGTCTTGGAATCCTTCATGATGGCGGAGACGTGGATACCGCCTTTGTGGGCGAAGGCCGCGTTGCCGACGTACGGCTGCCCGACAGGCATATGGACATTGGCGATTTCACTGATATAACGGGCGACGCCGGTAAGCGATTGAAGCTGCTCTTCGGTCACGCAGCTATAATTCAGCTTCAGCTGCAGGTTCGGAATAATCGAGCACAGGTTGGCGTTGCCGCACCGTTCCCCATAGCCGTTGATCGTTCCCTGCACCTGGCGCGCTCCCGCCTGGACGGCTGCCAGCGTGTTGGCGACGGCGAGCTCGCAGTCATTGTGCGTATGGATGCCGATCGGCGCGGTCAGCTCCGTCCGGACTCGTCCGACGATTTCGCTCACCTCGCCCGGGAGCGTGCCCCCGTTCGTATCGCACAGCACAAGCCAGTCCGCCCCGGCTTCCTGCGCTTTGCGCATAACCGCCAGCGCATATTCGGGGTTATGCTTGAAGCCGTCGAAGAAATGCTCGGCATCGAAAATCGCTTCAACACCGTTCCTTTTCAGGAATGCAATCGAATCGAAAATCATGGCGAGATTTTCTTCCAGCGTCGTCTGAAGCGCCGTATGCACATGGAAATCCCACGATTTGCCGACCAGCGTTGCGGCCTGAACGCCGGAATCGGCGATCCGGACGAGACTGCTGTCGTGCTCGGCGACGCTGTTTTTGCGGCGGGTGCTGCCGAACGCGGTAATTTTGGCCTGCAGCCCCATCCCTTTGATCCGCTGAAAAAATTCGATATCCTTGCTGTTGCTACCGGGGTTGCCGCCTTCAATATAATGAACGCCCAGCGCGTCGAGCTTCTGGGCAATCTTCAATTTATCGTCCGCCGAGAGGCTGATTCCCTCGCCTTGTGTGCCGTCCCGCAATGTTGTATCGAAAATCGAGATTTGGCTGGCCATGATTGGACGCTCCTCCTTCATTAAACCCTATGCAAATTCATCTAGTAATTATAACATCACTTGTCCGGTGCGTAAACGAAGGAGCGGCGTTCGTATTGACTGGCTTACGGCTCGGTTGTATGCTGAAACCATAAAGCAGCTCCGGATTCGAAAGGGGGGAGGTTATGCCGGAGGACCGTACGGATCACGGCTTGTTTTCCTCCCGGAAGGGCCGCGTGATCCTGCATCTGGATATGAACGCCTTCTACTGCTCCGTACACGAGGCCGAAGAGCCCGAGCTGTACCGCGGGAAACCGACGGCCGTCGCCGGAAGCGTCGAGCTGCGAAAAGGCATCATCGTGACGTCCTCCTACGCCGCCCGCGCCAAAGGGGTCCGTACGGGAATGACCGTCAGGCAGGGGCTCCAGGCGTGCCCGGACCTGATTTTGATCAAGCCCGATTTTGACTTGTACCGCCAATATTCCCGGGGCTTCATGTCGATTGCCTGGCAGTATACGCCGCTTGTCGAGGCGATGTCGATCGACGAATGCTACCTTGATATAACGGGATCGTCCGCCTTCGGCGATCCGCTGCAAATCGCGCATCAAATTCAGGACCGCATTCGCGGGGAATGGAATTTGCCGTGCTCGGTCGGCGTGGCGCCGAACAAACTGCTGGCGAAGATGGCTTCCGATATGCAGAAGCCGGGCGGGTTTACCGTGCTGCGCATCCGGGACGTTCCGCGGCTGCTCTGGGACAAGCCGTGCGACGCGCTGTTCGGCATCGGGCGCAAGACGGCCGAGAAGCTGAAACGGCTCAATATCCGCACGATCGGCCAGCTCGCCGCGGCGGACGAGCAGCTGCTCGTGAAGCAGTTCGGCGTCATGGGCGCCTGGATGAAGGAAGCGGCGCACGGCATCGATCGCGCTCCGGTTAGCGCCGCCCGCGAGCGGAACAAGTCGGTCGGCCATACGACGACGCTGCCGCACGATGTAACCGACCGGCAGGAGGCGCACCGGATTTTGCTGAACCTGGCGGACCAGACAGGCAGAAGGATGCGCAGGCAGAAGCTCGTCGCCTCGACGGTCCAGATCGTGATCCGCAGGCCGGATATGTCGACGATTACCCGTTCGATGACGATGCCGGATCCGACGGACGAGATGGGCGTGATCCACCGCGAGGCGTGCAGGCTGTTCGACAAGCACTGGCGCGAAGGGGAGCCTGTCCGGCTGCTCGGAATCACGCTGCAGAACCTGAAGCCGCTGGATGAAGCGGCCGTGCAGTTGGACCTGTTCGAGTACGAGCTGACGCCCCGCAAGGAGGCTTTGACGAGAGCGATGGACATGCTGCGCGATAAATTCGGCGAGGATGCGGTACTGACAGCCGGCATGCTCGGCAGCGACCCGTCGACGCTGATTCGCAACAAGCGAATTCGCGGGACATCCTTGCAAACGGACGAGCATTTGTTATATAGTGATGAATGAAGGTTTCTTTTCATGATCATAGCATGAGAGAATTGATAACATGCTTGCGATTCCATAGGAGGGAAAGACGATGGCGAAGTTTACTTATGTCGACAAAGATACGTGCATCGCTTGCGGTGCGTGCGGAGCGACCGCGCCCGATATTTACGATTACGACGATGAGGGTATTGCGGAAGTAATCTACGAAAACGACGGCAATACGGGGACGACGGAAATTCCGGAAGACCTGTACGACGATCTGCAGGATGCTGCGGACGGCTGCCCGACCGATTCCATTAAAGTTGCGGACAGCCCGTTTAATTAATGATTTTCTGCGCTGTGGAATCGAGAAAAAGCGGTTGACCGGGGGGAACGCCTCCCGATCAGCCGCTTTTTGTTTTTGCAGAAATGAAATGTGTGCCCTGCTGGAGCTGTACAACGCTATCGTGAATCGCCTTTCTGCCGATATAAGACGTATTGGCGCAGGATGGAGGGACAGCGGATGGGGCAGCAGGACGACATGGATTATTTGAAGCGATACGTCGAGCAGCATCCGGACAACCGGATGGCCTGGTACTTGCTCGGCAAACAATACATGCTGGAAGAGAAGGAAGCCAAAGCGAATTACTGCTTCCTGCAGGCCGGCAGCATTTATGAAGCATACGAACGGAAGCGCCATCCGCTAGCCGGCGAGCCGCAGGAAATGATTGCCGCCTGGAATCGGAGCCGCAGGCTGAAGTCGCTGCTCCGTCGTTCGGCCGCAGCGGCTCTGCTGCTGCTTGGTTTCGCGATGGCGGAGCCGTTAGCGAATGTTCACGACGGCAGCCTTCAGGAAGGTACAGCCGTCGAAACGGATCATGCCGGGGGACAAAGCGCTTCCGTTCGGGTTGCTTTTATTAGGCCGACCGACAATGACGCGGTCGGTAAAGCGCTTGGGGCTCTGCTGCAGGAGGGCAGGAAGCTGCCGGATACCGGGCTTGCGGCCATGCTGGAGCAAAACGGCGGGTGGCGGTTATGGACGGGCCGAACGCGGCTGCTGCTTGCCGTTCAATCCGGCGGCGGACCGCATGCAGCGATCAGCATGCTTGATGCCATGACATGCGCCTGCCAGCCGGCGGACGATACGGAGGCAGCCCGGACTTATAAGCTGTGGGCGGCCGGGCAGGAGGAGCGCTGGACGCTCGCCAGCGGCATGGCGCAGTACCGCGAGCTGTTCGGGAGGCTGCCGGAATCGCTAGACGATCTCGTCCAGCCTTATCCGAACAATGTTCTTGCCGGGGAAACGGCGGGCATGAAAGCGATCTTTCCGGAGCTGCTGCGCGAACTTAGAGCAAAAGAGGGGGACTCGGCTTCTGCGGCCGGAAATCGGGGCGGCGGCGGACCAAAGGCCGGTGCGGAGCAGCCGGCGGTGCCCGCGGCTGAGGAGGAAGACGCCTCGCTCCCGGACGAGACGCTGTCGATCGTAATCGATAAAGCGCGGCATACGCTTGCGGTCGTAAGCGGCGACGTCATCGTTCGCAGCTATCCGGTCGGGCTCGGCGGGGATAAAACGCCGGATGGCAGCTTTTACATCAGCGAGAAAGTAAAAAATCCGAATGGCCGCGACGACGGCGAATTCGGCAGCAGGGGAATGGTGCTGTCCGGCACGCGCTATGCCATTCATGGGACGGACGAGCCCGCAAGCATCGGCAAGGACGAGTCGCACGGCTGTATTCGAATGAAACGCGAGGACATTGAGGAGCTGTATGATTTGGTGCCGCTCGGCACGAAGGCGGAAATCGGGAGCGGCGAGCTTCCGGGGACTGCGGCGCCGGCCGAGCGCCGGTTCAAGCTGCAGCCGATGCAGGACGAGACGAACCCCGCCGTCGTCTATCGTTGGCTGAGTTAATCCGGCTGCCCTTATGGATTCCAAATAATTAAGGCCGTCATAATGGCGACAATCAAAACGAATGCGGCAATGATCCAGACGAGCGCCTTTTTGTTCGTTTCCTCTTTTTGTTTGGCTTTCAAAACAGGAGGTTTTTTCTTCGCCACGCTCATGACGACCAACCTTTCTATTGTTCGATAATAGCGGTGCACCCCCATTGTAACCGTTTCCCCGGCAGGCCGCAAGACGATGCGGCGCTTGCATCCGGAAAGGATTCGACAGGGCCCGGAAGGGCCTTTCTTTTTGCCGCCGGACACGTTAAACTGTTCGATAGAGAGCGAACACGAGGAACGGAGTGAACGAAAGTTGCTGTATATGAAATTGGCCAAGCCTGTATTGTTCCGGATGGACCCGGAGAAAGCGCACCATCTTGTCATCGACGGTTTGGGCGCCTGCGGCCGTATGCCGGGCGTACCGGGGGTGATGCGGGCGTTGTACGACACGCCGGAAAGCGGGGAGCTGGCCGTCGAGCTGCTGGGCTTGCGCTTCAGGCACCCGGTCGGGCTGGCCGCGGGATTGGACAAAAACGCCAAAGCGGTCGGCATGTTCGCGAACATCGGATTCGGATTTGCCGAGGTCGGCACCGTAACGCCGAAGGGGCAGCCGGGCAATGAGCTGCCGCGGCTGTTCCGGCTTCCGCCAGACGAGGCGCTGGTCAACCGGATGGGGTTTAATAATGAAGGAGCCGAATCGATGGCGCGCAGGCTTGCGGCCGGGAAACGCCATGCGATTCCAATCGCGGTCAATATCGGTAAAAATAAAACGACGCCGAACGAGCTCGCGCACGAGGATTACCGGAAATGCTTGCAGGTTCTGTACCCTTACGGGGATTTCTTCGTCGTGAATATCAGCTCGCCCAATACGCCCGATTTGCGGGCGCTGCAGCACGGCGACGAGCTGAAGCTGCTTGTGCGGACCGTCATGGAAGAAGCGGCCGGCCAGGCGAAAAAGCATGGCGGTACCCGCAAGCCGGTCTTTGTCAAAATCGCGCCGGATATGACGGCGGAGCAGCTCGCCTATACGGTGGAAACGATCGCCGCCGGCGGGATCGACGGCATCATCGCGACGAATACGACGATCGGCAGAGGGGGACTTACGCATCCGCACGCCAGGGAGACGGGCGGCCTCAGCGGCAGGCCGCTCCGGGAACGTTCGACCGAGGTGGTGCGCGAGGTTTACCGCCAGACGGGCGGTAAGCTGCCCATTATCGGCTCGGGCGGAATTTTTACGGCGGATGACGCATACGATAAAATTCGCGCCGGTGCGAGCCTCGTCGAAATTTATACGGCGCTCATTTATCGTGGGCCGGAGCTGCTCCGGGAGCTCGCGGAAGGCTTGAAGGAACGTCTGCGCAGAGACGGATTCAGCCATATTATAGATGCGGTTGGTGCAGACCACCGGTAAGAGGATGGGAGGCGGCCGGATGGACGGAAGAGATTGGGGCCTGTTTCTGCAGCCTTATGAACAGGCGGTTGAAGAGCTGAAGGTGAAATTCAAGACGCTCCGGACGGAATTGAAAGCAAGAGAGGCTTATGCGCCGATCGAGTTCGTTACGGGTCGGGTCAAGCGCATTTCGAGCATTTTGGAGAAGGCGAAGCGGCTCAGCGTGCCGATGGATAAAATCGAAACCGGCATCGAGGACATTGCGGGCATCCGCATCATGTGCCAGTTCGTGGACGATATACGGCGCGTGGCCGATTTGATCCGCGTGCGCAAGGATTTGCAGCTCGTGTACGAGAAAGACTACATTACGAATTACAAGGAAAGCGGCTATCGCAGCTATCATATGATCGTCGAGTACCCGGTGCAGACCGCGATCGGGCTGAAAAACGTGCTGGCGGAGGTGCAGATCCGGACGCTGGCGATGAATTTCTGGGCGACGATCGAGCATTCGCTCAACTATAAATATAAGGAAAGCTTGCCGGAGGAAGTGCGGCTGCGTCTGAAAACGGCGGCCGAGGCGGCTTTTCTGCTCGATACGGAAATGTCGAGCATCCGCAACGAAATTATCGATTCCCAACGCGGCTTCGAGGAAAAATCGAATGTCGTGTCCAGCGTCCTGAGCGATATCCAGGAGCTGTATTTCTTTCACCGCGTACGGGAGGCGGTTCAGTTCCAGCTGCGCTTCAACGAGCTGTGGGAGCAGGAGGACGCTTTTGCCATCCGCGTCCTGGCCGATGAAATCCGCAGTGCGCTGATGCGCGCCAAAAAGGGCGGAGGTGCCTAAGTGGCGGAGGGAACGCCGGAGTACGACGAGCGGTTCGTTCATTTTATCGTCCTGTTTAATGTAGACGAGGATTATTTCGAGTGCCACGAAGTGATGGAGGAGCTTTGGCTGGAGGAAGGCCGCAGCCTGCTGTACCAGGGGCTGCTGCAGGCCGCCGTCGGCCTTCATCATTGGCGAAACGACAATTACACCGGCGCCGTGAAGCTGTTCACGCAGTCGGAGAACAAGCTGGTCCGCTATCCGGACGTCACGATGGGCCTCTCGATCCGGCAGCTCCGGGACGATGTGGAACGCAGCCTGAAGCCGCTCCGGCATTGGGTAGAGCAGTCGCCGGCGGAGGCACCGCCGCCGTTTCGGCCGTTCAAGCTGGCCGTCACGGACGACAGGCTGCGAATGCTTGCGGAGGCGATGGCGGAAATTCCGCTGGAAGAACGGCTGCACGGGGAAGAGCCGCAATAGGCGGATAAGCGAATCGGCGATGGCGGCTTTTGAATTTAAGCCGGCACCGGGCTGGAGGCGGATAAGTAGTGGCGGAACGTATGAGGCTGGACAAGCTGCTTGCGAATATGGGCTGCGGCACGCGCAGCGAAGTGAAGAAGGCGGTCAGGCAAGGACGTGTTACCGTCGACGGCATTCCGGCCAAAGATAGCGGCATGACGCTCGATCCGGCCGAGGCTGTCGTCCGGTTCGACGGTGAGCGCATCGAATTCCGGGACACCGTTTATTTTATGCTCAACAAACCGCAGGGCGTCGTATCGGCGACGGAGGACGTGCGCGACAGGACCGTGGTCGATCTGCTGGACAACAAGGACCGGATGCTTGCGCCTTTTCCGGTCGGAAGACTCGATAAAGACACGGAGGGCCTGCTGCTCCTTACGAACGACGGCCGGCTGGCGCATGAGCTGCTTTCGCCGCGCAGGCATGTCCCCAAAACCTACGAGGCCGATGTGATCGGCGATGTCGGCGAACGGGACGCGCGTATATTTGCCTCCGGCGTCACGCTGGATGACGGTTATGTGACCATGCCTGCAGAGCTGCGGATTGAC
This genomic window from Paenibacillus humicola contains:
- a CDS encoding TlpA family protein disulfide reductase, with translation MRKYLILLSVAIVLAGVAIYQHMNSGAEADAGGSKAASGPGLIAGSSAAGSADVNPKPGYTAPRLELTDLNEKPVEVAGKRDKLLIVNFWASWCYPCEMEAPDLESLSKKYDGKLDLYGINATNYDQERQARAFVDQQKLTFPILMDRKGKAVEAYKVSSFPTSLIIDSNGIVRERITGIIKKGEWEQLIDKWLKAEGEPKKAA
- the cimA gene encoding citramalate synthase yields the protein MASQISIFDTTLRDGTQGEGISLSADDKLKIAQKLDALGVHYIEGGNPGSNSKDIEFFQRIKGMGLQAKITAFGSTRRKNSVAEHDSSLVRIADSGVQAATLVGKSWDFHVHTALQTTLEENLAMIFDSIAFLKRNGVEAIFDAEHFFDGFKHNPEYALAVMRKAQEAGADWLVLCDTNGGTLPGEVSEIVGRVRTELTAPIGIHTHNDCELAVANTLAAVQAGARQVQGTINGYGERCGNANLCSIIPNLQLKLNYSCVTEEQLQSLTGVARYISEIANVHMPVGQPYVGNAAFAHKGGIHVSAIMKDSKTYEHIRPELVGNKQRILVSELAGQSNIISKAQEMGLDVNANNDKTKRIMERIKELEHQGYQFEGADASLELLLRDAFGEMKEIFRLESFKMLVEKTNGHMNAEAIVKVNVDGQSVYTAAEGNGPVNALDNALRKALVQFYPRINDIHLSDYKVRVIDEKDATAAKVRVLIESTDFNNTWNTVGVSSNVIEASWEALVDSIRYALLNMDKVPVYDEPRERLGLVNH
- a CDS encoding DNA polymerase IV codes for the protein MPEDRTDHGLFSSRKGRVILHLDMNAFYCSVHEAEEPELYRGKPTAVAGSVELRKGIIVTSSYAARAKGVRTGMTVRQGLQACPDLILIKPDFDLYRQYSRGFMSIAWQYTPLVEAMSIDECYLDITGSSAFGDPLQIAHQIQDRIRGEWNLPCSVGVAPNKLLAKMASDMQKPGGFTVLRIRDVPRLLWDKPCDALFGIGRKTAEKLKRLNIRTIGQLAAADEQLLVKQFGVMGAWMKEAAHGIDRAPVSAARERNKSVGHTTTLPHDVTDRQEAHRILLNLADQTGRRMRRQKLVASTVQIVIRRPDMSTITRSMTMPDPTDEMGVIHREACRLFDKHWREGEPVRLLGITLQNLKPLDEAAVQLDLFEYELTPRKEALTRAMDMLRDKFGEDAVLTAGMLGSDPSTLIRNKRIRGTSLQTDEHLLYSDE
- a CDS encoding ferredoxin encodes the protein MAKFTYVDKDTCIACGACGATAPDIYDYDDEGIAEVIYENDGNTGTTEIPEDLYDDLQDAADGCPTDSIKVADSPFN
- a CDS encoding L,D-transpeptidase, which codes for MGQQDDMDYLKRYVEQHPDNRMAWYLLGKQYMLEEKEAKANYCFLQAGSIYEAYERKRHPLAGEPQEMIAAWNRSRRLKSLLRRSAAAALLLLGFAMAEPLANVHDGSLQEGTAVETDHAGGQSASVRVAFIRPTDNDAVGKALGALLQEGRKLPDTGLAAMLEQNGGWRLWTGRTRLLLAVQSGGGPHAAISMLDAMTCACQPADDTEAARTYKLWAAGQEERWTLASGMAQYRELFGRLPESLDDLVQPYPNNVLAGETAGMKAIFPELLRELRAKEGDSASAAGNRGGGGPKAGAEQPAVPAAEEEDASLPDETLSIVIDKARHTLAVVSGDVIVRSYPVGLGGDKTPDGSFYISEKVKNPNGRDDGEFGSRGMVLSGTRYAIHGTDEPASIGKDESHGCIRMKREDIEELYDLVPLGTKAEIGSGELPGTAAPAERRFKLQPMQDETNPAVVYRWLS
- a CDS encoding quinone-dependent dihydroorotate dehydrogenase, yielding MLYMKLAKPVLFRMDPEKAHHLVIDGLGACGRMPGVPGVMRALYDTPESGELAVELLGLRFRHPVGLAAGLDKNAKAVGMFANIGFGFAEVGTVTPKGQPGNELPRLFRLPPDEALVNRMGFNNEGAESMARRLAAGKRHAIPIAVNIGKNKTTPNELAHEDYRKCLQVLYPYGDFFVVNISSPNTPDLRALQHGDELKLLVRTVMEEAAGQAKKHGGTRKPVFVKIAPDMTAEQLAYTVETIAAGGIDGIIATNTTIGRGGLTHPHARETGGLSGRPLRERSTEVVREVYRQTGGKLPIIGSGGIFTADDAYDKIRAGASLVEIYTALIYRGPELLRELAEGLKERLRRDGFSHIIDAVGADHR
- a CDS encoding GTP pyrophosphokinase; the protein is MDGRDWGLFLQPYEQAVEELKVKFKTLRTELKAREAYAPIEFVTGRVKRISSILEKAKRLSVPMDKIETGIEDIAGIRIMCQFVDDIRRVADLIRVRKDLQLVYEKDYITNYKESGYRSYHMIVEYPVQTAIGLKNVLAEVQIRTLAMNFWATIEHSLNYKYKESLPEEVRLRLKTAAEAAFLLDTEMSSIRNEIIDSQRGFEEKSNVVSSVLSDIQELYFFHRVREAVQFQLRFNELWEQEDAFAIRVLADEIRSALMRAKKGGGA
- a CDS encoding DUF309 domain-containing protein, which translates into the protein MAEGTPEYDERFVHFIVLFNVDEDYFECHEVMEELWLEEGRSLLYQGLLQAAVGLHHWRNDNYTGAVKLFTQSENKLVRYPDVTMGLSIRQLRDDVERSLKPLRHWVEQSPAEAPPPFRPFKLAVTDDRLRMLAEAMAEIPLEERLHGEEPQ
- a CDS encoding pseudouridine synthase, with the protein product MAERMRLDKLLANMGCGTRSEVKKAVRQGRVTVDGIPAKDSGMTLDPAEAVVRFDGERIEFRDTVYFMLNKPQGVVSATEDVRDRTVVDLLDNKDRMLAPFPVGRLDKDTEGLLLLTNDGRLAHELLSPRRHVPKTYEADVIGDVGERDARIFASGVTLDDGYVTMPAELRIDGKSTYEDGPATRITLTIYEGKFHQVKRMFEAVGKKVVYLRRTAMGPLLLDPSLPLGSYRPLRESELEQLVQHTRNESTAER